The DNA window GACGCGGGCGCGTGGTTCCGGCGAGCTGCCGCGACTGATGCGTCTCTCCGCCGTATTGGCCGAGCGGGGACTGCTCGATCCACATCGCGAGGGCCTTCCCGACGAAGTGGCGGCCGGTCGCCTCGCCGCTGCCGGTGAAACGCTGTCGCGACCGGAGATCGCCATCCTGATGGCGCATGCCAAGCTGATGCTGGCCGACGAACTCCTCGCCGGTCGGCTGATCGCCGATCCGGCGCTCGGAGATTGGCTGACCCATGCCTTCCCGCAGGCCATGCGTGCCCGCTTTGCCGAGGATATCGCCGCTCATCGCCTCGCTCGTGACATCCTCGCCACCCGCATCGCGGGCGCGGCTGTGGACGCAGCTGGGCCGACCTTCGTCAGCCGGCTTGGCGATGAAGCCGGTGTTGGTGCCGAGGAGGCGGTCCGTGCCCTTGTCATCGCCGCCGCCGCCTTCGGTACCGACGCGGTGACAGCGGAGATTGACACCCTCGAAGGGAAGATCACCGGCGCCGTCTGGGTGGAACTGCGCCGCCGCGTTGCCGATTTCCTGATCGACGCCGCGTTGTGGGTGGCCGACAACGGGGCGCCCCAAGGCACTCTTGCCGCCGCCATTGAGCGGCTTGCCGCCGGCGTACTCCGCTTCCGCGACAGTGCTCCGGCCGGCGCGCCCGATCCGGAGCTTCTGGCTGCCGGCGTGCCGGAACCGTTGGCGATCCGCCTTGCCAGACTGCCGGCCGAACTCGGCAGCCTCGATCTTATCGTCATCGGTGAGGAAGTCGGGCGCGCCGTCGATGAGGTGCTGCCGGTGATGGCAGCGATCGACGAGGCGCTCGCCGCCGATCTGATCGCTCGTCTGTCGGCAGTGGTGCGGCCAACCGACCTCTACGAGGGACAGGCGGCCGAAATCGCCCGCCGTACCTTTGCCGCTGCCCGTCGCCGTATCGTTGCCCGAGCGATTGCCGAGGGGGGCGCCGATCTCTGGACGACGGCGCGGGAGGCCCGTATCGGCCGCCTGAGGCAGCTCGTCAGTGATTTGCTCGCGGGCGCGCCGACGGTCGCCAAGCTGACGGTCGCGGCCGGCCTCGTCGCCGAACTCGCCGAATGACGGTCGCCGCCGGAGTGTTTCCTCGTTGCATTCGGCGGCGGCTGGCGCAATCATGACGGTGACGTGACGATCACGGCCCGGAGGTGCGCTTGAGCGGCGAGATCGACGAGGGAGCGGGCGAACCCGCAAATCTGATCGCGCTGGCGCGCGGAGTTCCTCAAACGCCAGCGCCCGGCGATTCTCGACAGATGGTGCGCGAGAAGCCATATGTCGCCTTCGACCGGCATGAGCTTTCCGAAATCCTGAAGGTCTATGGCCGCATGGTGGCGGCGGGTGAATGGCGCGACTACGCCATCGACCACCTTGCCGATCGCGCCGTTTTCTCGATCTTCCGCCGATCGTCCGAGGTGCCGCTCTACCGGGTGGAAAAAAATCCGAAACTGGCCCGCAAGCAGGGCGCCTATTCGGTGATCGCCCAGACCGGCATGATTCTGAAGCGCGGCGGCGAGCTCGCTCGCGTGCTGCGCGTCATCGACAAATCGTGGCTTTCCATCGCCGAATGACCTCGCTCAGGGGCAGGGGTTGCCGAAGTGCTGGTGCAGGTCGTCGACAGCTGCCTGCATGTCGGCTGTCCATGGGAATTGCGCGGCGGCGAGGTTGCTGTCCAACTGCCCGTCAGCGCTCGGTCCGATGATCACCGAAGCAACCGTCGGCTGGTTGATGGCAAAGGCGAGTGCGAAAGTGACCGGATCGGCGCCGAAGCGGTGGGCAAGGTCGACATAAGCGGCGATCGCGGCGTCGGCATGCGGCTTCTCGTAGCGCTGCAAGCGGTTGAAGAGCGCCTTGCGGCTTTTCGCCGGCAGCGCGTGATTGCGGTACTTGCCGGTGAGATAGCCCTGTGCCAGCGGCGAGTAGGGCAGGAGGCCGATATTTTCTCGAAGCGCGATTTCGGCAAGGCCACCTTCCCAGGTGCGGTTAACAAGGCTGTAGGCGTTCTGCACCGACACCGGGCGTGGCCCGATGCCAGCTTCGGCGGCGGCGATGAAACGCATCAGGCCATAAGGGCTCTCATTGGAAAGGCCGAAATGGCGGATCTTGCCGGCGGCGATCAGCTCGGCAAAGGCGGCGGCCGTCTCCTCGATCGCCGTTTCGTCGGCGGCGGGTGCGAAAGGCTTGAAGCGCGTGGGCATCGTGCCCCAGTCGGAGACGACGCGGTCGGGCCAATGGATCTGGTAGAGATCGATGTGGTCGGTCCTGAGCCGACGCAGCGATTTCTCCACTGCCTCGAAGATCTGTGCTCGCGTCAGCCGGGTCGGCGCACCATCGTCGCGGAACCAGTCGTTGGCACTACGGCCACAGACCTTTGTTGCCAGGGTAATGTCATTGCGTCGGCCGCGCGCCGCGAACCAGTCGCCGAGAATCGTCTCGGTTGCGCCTTGCGTTTCACGCTTCGGGGGCACCGGGTACATCTCGGCCGTGTCGATGAAGTCGATGCCAAAGCCGATGGCGCGATCGAGGATGGCGAAGGCTTCTTCTTGGCCGGTCTGCTCGCCGTAGGTCATGGTGCCGAGGCACAGGGGCGTGACAAGAAGGTCGGAGCGGCCGAGGCGACGTTTCTGCATGGAACAGCCTTTTCGGAATTCAGTCGATGTCCGGGACGAGTGCCAGGAGGTCGGTAACGCCAACGTCGATGCCGGCCTGGGTGAGCAGCGTGGTGACCTGGCCGCGATGATGGGTCTGGTGGTTGAAGATATGCGACAACACAGACGACAGCACTTTGCGATGCGGCGTGCCGTCGGCGCGGCGATAGCTGAGGATGCCGCCGATATCGGCTTCCGTCAGGCCGTCGATGAACCCCACCATCAGCCGATCGATGCGCTCGCGGATCGGTCGCAACTGTGACAGGTCGTCGGACACGATGAAGCGGTTGCCCGTCGGTTGCGGCAGACCTGCAAGATCGAGTCGACCGGCAAAAGGTGGATGAGCGGCGAGCCGGCCAAACCAGGTGAGGTCGGAGGCGGCGAGGTGATTGAGCGTGCCGAGGATCGAGCCGAAGAAGGCGCCGCGGTCGCGGCAGAGGTCGTCGGTCGTCAGCCGTCCGGCGGCGTCGTAAACCTTGGCGTTCATCCAGGCGTTGTAAGGCGCCATCAGGCGAAAATGGTCGAGGCTGCTCACGATGGATATCCCCCAAACCGCTGTTTACTCAAAATGCTTCGCCAACCTCTGAGCAGCTAGCTCTTGCTCTTGATCCGTTCGATCAGCGCCTCGACCGATGGCAGGATGCGCCCGACGATGATTTCCACGCCGGCGGCGTTGGGATGTATGCCATCGGCCTGGTTGAGGCCGGCGTTGCTGGCGACGCCGTCGAGGAAGAAGGGGTAGAGCAGCGCGCCGTGCTTGTTGGCGAGGTCCGGAAAGATCGGGTCGAAACGGGTGGCGTAGTCGGCGCCGAGATTGGGTGCCGCCCGCATGCCGGCAAGCAGGACCGGCACGCCCGTCTCGCCGAGGCGCGACATCAGCTCATCAAGGCTTTCGCGGATAAGCGCCGGGTCGTGACCGCGCAGCATGTCATTGGCCCCGAGCTCGACGATGACGCCATCGGCGCCGTCGGCCAGCGCCCAGTCCAGACGTGCGAGACCGTCGGCCACAGTGTCGCCGGAGACGCCGGCGTTGACGATCTCGACATCAAGGCCCTTCTTGACGAGTGCCGCCTCCAGCCGATCCGGGAAGGCCTCCTGGCTGAGGACTCCATAACCGGCGGTGAGACTGTCGCCGAAAGCGACGATACGCATGGGCTTGGCCTCCGCGCTGACAATGCCGGCGACGAGGGCGAGAACGAACGCAAATATCCGATGTCTCACGGCCTTTTGACCCGGCTTGCAATGGTTTCTGAGCCGCCCATATGACAGGCTTGGGCTTTCTTCGGCAAGCCCTGCCGACTTCACGTGTGCCTGAAGCGCCAGAACTCGAAAGCCCGTCCTTGCCAGATCCTGCCATTGCTCTTTCACAGGTCGACCTCAGCCTCGGCAGCGGTGCCGCCCGCGTCCATATTCTGAAAAGCCTTTCTTTCTCCATTGAGGCTGGCTCGAGCGTCGGCATCGTCGGCCCTTCCGGGTCGGGCAAGTCGACGCTCCTGATGGTGCTCGCCGGCCTTGAGCGGGTCGATGGCGGTGCTGTCACGGTCGGTGGTGAACGGCTCGATCGTATGGGCGAAGATGCTTTGGCGCGCTTTCGCGGCCGTTCCGTCGGCATCGTCTTCCAGTCCTTCCACCTGATGCCGACCATGACGGCGCTCGAGAACGTCGCGGTGCCGCTCGAACTCAGCGGCCGGCGTGATGCCTTCGAGCGGGCGCGAGCCGAACTCGAAGCGGTTGGCCTTGCTGGTCGGCTTGATCATCATCCGGCGGAGCTGTCCGGTGGCGAGCAGCAGCGTGTTGCCATCGCCCGGGCGCTCGCTCCGGAGCCGTCGATCCTGATCGCCGACGAGCCGACGGGCAACCTCGACGCCGATACCGGCCGCGATATCATTCGCCTGATGTTCGAAGCTCGGGCGCGGCGCGATGCGACGCTGGTGCTTGTCACGCACGACCGAGCGCTGGCCGACGCCTGCGATCGGCGTATCGTCATGCGCTCGGGCGAAATCGTCGAGGACGTCCGCGCGGGAGTAGCTCGGTGAACGGCCGCGTGCCGGGCTGGCCAGTCGCCTTCCGTCTCGCTGCCCGCGAAGCGCGTGGCGGTCTTTCGGGTTTCCGCATCTTCATCGCCGCCATCGCGCTTGGCGTTGCCGCCATCGCCGCCGTCGGCTCGACCAGCCGGGCAATCACCGAGGGCATCGCCTTGCAGGGGCGAGACATTCTCGGCGGCGACATCGCCGTTCGCTTTGGTGGCGAAGTTCCGCCGGCCGATGTGGTCGCCGCCCTTGGGGCGCGCGGTCGATTATCGACGGTGACGCTGGTCAATTCCATGGCACGCCGCGTCGATGGCAGCGCCCAGGCGCTCGTCCGCATCAAAGCGGTGGACGACGCCTATCCACTCACCGGCGATCTGCGCCTCGATGGCGGCGGCCGGCTTGCCGAGGCTCTGGCACCGACGGCGGACGGGGCGATTGGCGTCGTCGTCGAGCCGATCCTCGCCGACCGTCTCGACGTGAAAGTCGGCGATCGTATCGCCATAGGTCGGGCGACCGCCGAGGTACGCGGGCTGATCGCAAGCGAGCCCGACCAGGTTGGTACCGGCGTTGCCTACGGGCCGCGCGTGATGATGAGCCGGGCGGCGCTCACGGCGACCGACATCGTCCAGCCGGGGAGCCTTGTCGAAACCACCGTCCGCCTCGCCTTGCCCGACGGCGTCACCGATGCCGCCGTCGCCGCGACGGCGACCGAAATCAAGGCCGCGCAGTCCGACAGTGGCCGGCGCGTTTCCACCCGCCTCGACGCGGCACCCGGTCTTGAACGCAATGTCGAGCGGTTCTCGGAATTTCTGACGCTGGTCGGGCTTACGGCGCTGATCGTCGGTGGCGTTGGCGTCACCAACGCGGTCAAGGGCTTCATCGATCGCAAGCGCGACACCATCGCCACGCTGAAGGCGGTGGGCGCGCCGGGTGGCTTCGTTGTGGCCGTCTACCTGATCGAGATCGGCGTCATCGGCCTTG is part of the Pleomorphomonas sp. PLEO genome and encodes:
- a CDS encoding DUF2794 domain-containing protein, with translation MVREKPYVAFDRHELSEILKVYGRMVAAGEWRDYAIDHLADRAVFSIFRRSSEVPLYRVEKNPKLARKQGAYSVIAQTGMILKRGGELARVLRVIDKSWLSIAE
- a CDS encoding DinB family protein, with product MSSLDHFRLMAPYNAWMNAKVYDAAGRLTTDDLCRDRGAFFGSILGTLNHLAASDLTWFGRLAAHPPFAGRLDLAGLPQPTGNRFIVSDDLSQLRPIRERIDRLMVGFIDGLTEADIGGILSYRRADGTPHRKVLSSVLSHIFNHQTHHRGQVTTLLTQAGIDVGVTDLLALVPDID
- a CDS encoding aldo/keto reductase; this translates as MQKRRLGRSDLLVTPLCLGTMTYGEQTGQEEAFAILDRAIGFGIDFIDTAEMYPVPPKRETQGATETILGDWFAARGRRNDITLATKVCGRSANDWFRDDGAPTRLTRAQIFEAVEKSLRRLRTDHIDLYQIHWPDRVVSDWGTMPTRFKPFAPAADETAIEETAAAFAELIAAGKIRHFGLSNESPYGLMRFIAAAEAGIGPRPVSVQNAYSLVNRTWEGGLAEIALRENIGLLPYSPLAQGYLTGKYRNHALPAKSRKALFNRLQRYEKPHADAAIAAYVDLAHRFGADPVTFALAFAINQPTVASVIIGPSADGQLDSNLAAAQFPWTADMQAAVDDLHQHFGNPCP
- a CDS encoding ABC transporter ATP-binding protein, which encodes MPDPAIALSQVDLSLGSGAARVHILKSLSFSIEAGSSVGIVGPSGSGKSTLLMVLAGLERVDGGAVTVGGERLDRMGEDALARFRGRSVGIVFQSFHLMPTMTALENVAVPLELSGRRDAFERARAELEAVGLAGRLDHHPAELSGGEQQRVAIARALAPEPSILIADEPTGNLDADTGRDIIRLMFEARARRDATLVLVTHDRALADACDRRIVMRSGEIVEDVRAGVAR
- a CDS encoding arylesterase; the encoded protein is MRIVAFGDSLTAGYGVLSQEAFPDRLEAALVKKGLDVEIVNAGVSGDTVADGLARLDWALADGADGVIVELGANDMLRGHDPALIRESLDELMSRLGETGVPVLLAGMRAAPNLGADYATRFDPIFPDLANKHGALLYPFFLDGVASNAGLNQADGIHPNAAGVEIIVGRILPSVEALIERIKSKS